Sequence from the Bacillus sp. es.036 genome:
ACGTTTTGAAGGATAAACAGTGACACCATCCACTGTGACAATATCTCTGAACGCTTCAAGAAGGTCATTTGTCGTTTTACCTGGCTTCCCTTCTCCAATCTCGCGACCGTCTACTTTCACAACGGCAATGACTTCAGCAGCCGTTCCAGTTAAAAAGACTTCATCTGCTACATAGACGTCGTGACGCGTAAACGTTTCTTCGCGCATGTCATACCCTTTTTGTCTCGCGAGTTCCATAATGGCATTTCGCGTAATGCCTTCTAGCGCACCGACATAGCCGGGCGGTGTTTTAATAACGTTACCTTTCACGATAAATATATTATCAGCCGAACCTTCAGCGACATATCCCTGATCATTTAACATCAGTGCTTCACTGACACCAGCTAAATTGGCTTCAATTTTGACAAGAATATTATTTAAGTAGTTTAATGATTTCACCTTAGGACTTAATACATCCGAGCGGTTCCGTCTGCTTGCTACCGTGACAATTTCAATTCCTGTTTCATATAATCGCTTAGGGAACAAGGCCAGTGATTCTGCAATAACGATCACTTGTGGTTCCTTACATGTGAAAGGATCGAGTCCTAGATTCCCTACACCGCGAGATACAACGATGCGAATATAGGCATCTTGAAGGTTATTTTTTTTCAGCGTCTGCACAATAATGTCAGTCATTTCCTCCATCGTGTGCGTTATTTTTAGCATAATTGAATGAGCTGAATCATAGAGGCGCTGAAGATGATGTTCTAACCTGAAGACATTCCCATCATACATGCGAATTCCTTCGAACACCCCGTCGCCATAGAGGAAGCCATGATCGTACACCGATACTTTGGCATCTTCTTTTTTCACAAATTCTCCGTTAAGGTAGATCCACTGTTCACTCACCTTGTTCACTCCTTTCTATGTGTTAAGTAGACGCAGTAAAGCGTTATTGTCTAATGATAGGACCAATCATTTTCAAGGTCCCAGTTGTTGTTTTTGTTTGATTTATTAGAATACTTAGTTTGTTTAATTGAGGATTATATTACGCCGGTTTGGACGTAAGGTCAACACCTAAAAGTTAAGTTTTTTGATAATTATGATATATCAGTTTATTTGTAAACGCTTACAATCCTATCGTGCGTGAGATTTGGTCACACGAAATTTTTTATTGTAAAATTAATAAAAGCGCTTACATAAGGTCATTCACATAAACCAGCGTTGCGTTGGTGAATTTCATACCTTTCTCAGTTAAGTGAAAGAACTCCCTTTACTACTGCTAATCGTCAGTTCTTATCTAGCTGACGACAATAGACAGCTACCATTGCATAATTATTTAACCCCTCTTGTTTTTCTACTTAAACCATTACACTTGAATGATGCCAACATCTTAGCAAAAATTGATCGATTTTATAATCCCTCCATTGAAAATACATGCTTGGTTCCAACTTACTCAACGATCGATCTTTTCTTTCTATAGAAACCTTACGAATTTTGTTCATTTATGCAGAAGCATATTTATCAAATTCCATTATTAAAGTTGCATAGTTAATAGCTTACGTTATCTTTAAAGATGTTTATGAACATTTACAGTTGTCGTGTAATAGGCAACCTTTACTTGAACAAAAAATAGGAAACATGCAAAAAACCCTCTTCTAAATGAGAAAAGGGCTTTCCACTAATATTTCTTAGACGCTAGCTTCGACTTTTGCTTTTGCGATCGCTTAATCTAAATCATCAATTAAATCATCAATGTGTTCAATCCCGACAGAGAGTCGAATCAGATCGTCTCTTACACCAGATGCCACTAGTTCATCA
This genomic interval carries:
- the ilvE gene encoding branched-chain-amino-acid transaminase, whose translation is MSEQWIYLNGEFVKKEDAKVSVYDHGFLYGDGVFEGIRMYDGNVFRLEHHLQRLYDSAHSIMLKITHTMEEMTDIIVQTLKKNNLQDAYIRIVVSRGVGNLGLDPFTCKEPQVIVIAESLALFPKRLYETGIEIVTVASRRNRSDVLSPKVKSLNYLNNILVKIEANLAGVSEALMLNDQGYVAEGSADNIFIVKGNVIKTPPGYVGALEGITRNAIMELARQKGYDMREETFTRHDVYVADEVFLTGTAAEVIAVVKVDGREIGEGKPGKTTNDLLEAFRDIVTVDGVTVYPSKRDVQAG